The following are encoded in a window of Gramella sp. MT6 genomic DNA:
- a CDS encoding GreA/GreB family elongation factor: MSRGFVKEEDQEEPVLVPPRAAIPEGETNYVTPKGLEELKNELKDLEFARAHVDAENDTEKRRAQSLIDGKINLLSERLNTARMLDPKDQPEDEIRFGAHVELKNETSGQLQEFQIVGVDEADIKKKKIAFVAPIAKAVTGKKVGEEVDFKLGNEIRKLKILKIDY; the protein is encoded by the coding sequence ATGAGCCGAGGATTTGTAAAAGAAGAAGACCAGGAAGAACCGGTATTGGTTCCGCCGAGAGCTGCTATTCCAGAGGGAGAAACAAACTATGTAACTCCAAAGGGATTAGAAGAACTGAAAAATGAACTGAAGGATCTTGAATTCGCAAGAGCTCATGTTGATGCCGAAAATGATACCGAAAAGAGACGGGCACAGAGTTTAATTGATGGTAAAATAAATCTACTATCAGAAAGGCTGAATACTGCCAGAATGCTGGATCCAAAAGATCAACCTGAAGATGAGATCAGGTTCGGGGCTCATGTAGAACTGAAAAACGAAACTTCGGGACAGTTACAGGAATTCCAAATAGTAGGAGTAGATGAAGCTGATATCAAAAAGAAAAAGATCGCTTTTGTAGCACCTATCGCTAAAGCTGTTACCGGTAAAAAAGTAGGTGAGGAGGTAGATTTTAAACTTGGGAATGAAATTAGAAAACTCAAGATCCTAAAAATAGACTACTAA
- a CDS encoding DoxX family protein, whose translation MNSYKTNLNLLNVDIGLLIFRIAIAGLMLTHGFPKLLTLFGPDEIKFADPLGLGETVSFTLTVFAEFICSAFIIFGFLTRFSAIPIIITMAVAAFIVHVPDGFGKQELPLLFMFGFLLLAICGGGKYSLDYLLQNRK comes from the coding sequence ATGAATTCTTATAAAACAAATCTTAACCTACTCAATGTGGATATTGGCTTACTAATTTTTAGAATAGCAATAGCTGGATTAATGTTAACCCATGGGTTCCCAAAGCTTTTGACCTTGTTTGGGCCTGATGAAATTAAATTTGCCGATCCCTTGGGTCTTGGAGAAACTGTAAGTTTTACCCTGACAGTATTCGCGGAATTCATCTGCTCTGCTTTTATAATCTTTGGTTTTCTCACCAGATTTTCAGCGATCCCTATTATTATTACCATGGCTGTTGCTGCATTTATTGTTCATGTACCCGATGGTTTTGGAAAACAGGAATTGCCATTGCTTTTCATGTTCGGATTTTTACTTTTAGCAATTTGCGGAGGAGGAAAGTATTCTTTGGATTACCTTTTACAAAATAGAAAATAG
- a CDS encoding SLC13 family permease, translating into MSQEIIILFSIIIIVIFLFALEVFPVDKIAFFIMVSLLLAGFISPEEAISGFSSPATITVLALMIIAIGLENNGVIDWLANGMKKLKGLPLLLMVPVFMFIAGSISAFINTTAVVLVFVKIIDELSDKYDIPESKLLLPISFAGIIGGSCTLMGTSTNLIVNAVAIERGVERFSFFEFTWLGVIFLVITIVTVSILIGFLPRKRKSDISTDYDLDEFITKGIINKNSRLIGKNINEIFGSEAEDIEVIRLKRKGIVNDHPGKYTTMKEGDQLLLRCSIEQLIKLKDSGDIVIIKNSDKKSDELFEGNPDILEDDIQLVEILMLPNSPLIGKSIKTVGWYDLHGASPLAIRKRRNLRNPGRRIFDKQSDDIELRVGDRLLVEVTNSDLLELQKMDDITILKQHHDINITTRYKRNISLGILLLVIGLSAFSIFPILKSALIGCFLMIFLKCIDLGKIYSQVNWQIIFLLAGMIPLGVAMANTGADQWISENLLKLFDNKSNFMVIGLLFLVTMFLSGFISNNATAIIIAPIAITIAASLNQDPKPFILAVLFASNFSFFTPVGYQTNTIIYGMGIYRFRHFFLIGGILSIVLWITASFLLSGQL; encoded by the coding sequence ATGAGCCAGGAGATCATCATACTATTTAGCATAATCATTATCGTGATTTTTCTATTCGCCTTGGAGGTCTTCCCGGTAGATAAGATCGCGTTCTTTATTATGGTAAGTCTTCTGCTTGCGGGATTTATTTCTCCCGAGGAAGCAATTTCCGGGTTTTCAAGTCCTGCGACTATAACCGTTCTGGCCTTAATGATCATAGCCATTGGGCTGGAAAATAACGGGGTTATAGACTGGCTTGCTAATGGTATGAAAAAATTAAAAGGATTACCTCTACTTCTCATGGTACCGGTTTTTATGTTCATCGCCGGTAGTATTTCAGCGTTTATAAATACTACCGCCGTGGTTCTCGTTTTTGTGAAGATCATAGATGAACTGAGTGATAAGTACGATATTCCCGAATCTAAATTATTACTACCAATTTCTTTCGCGGGAATCATTGGCGGAAGTTGCACCTTAATGGGTACTTCAACAAACCTTATTGTTAATGCGGTGGCTATTGAACGAGGGGTGGAACGGTTTAGTTTTTTTGAATTTACCTGGCTTGGGGTGATTTTCTTGGTGATTACCATTGTCACTGTGAGTATTCTTATTGGCTTTCTACCGCGGAAAAGGAAAAGTGATATTTCAACCGATTATGACCTCGATGAATTCATTACCAAGGGAATCATAAATAAGAACTCGAGACTCATAGGAAAAAACATCAATGAAATTTTTGGATCAGAAGCTGAAGATATTGAAGTGATCAGGCTGAAACGAAAAGGAATTGTGAACGATCACCCTGGGAAATATACTACCATGAAAGAAGGAGATCAACTCTTGTTAAGGTGTAGTATAGAACAACTTATAAAACTAAAGGATTCTGGAGACATCGTTATTATAAAGAACTCTGATAAAAAAAGTGATGAACTTTTTGAAGGTAATCCTGATATCCTGGAAGATGATATCCAACTGGTTGAAATTTTAATGCTTCCAAATTCCCCGCTCATCGGTAAAAGTATTAAAACTGTTGGCTGGTATGATCTTCATGGTGCCTCTCCATTGGCAATAAGAAAAAGGCGGAACCTTAGAAATCCAGGGAGAAGAATCTTCGACAAACAATCTGATGACATAGAATTAAGAGTTGGTGATCGCTTACTTGTGGAAGTAACAAATTCAGATCTTCTGGAATTACAGAAAATGGATGATATCACCATTTTAAAACAGCATCATGATATTAACATTACTACTAGATACAAAAGGAACATTTCCCTTGGCATTCTTCTTTTGGTCATTGGATTATCAGCCTTTTCTATTTTCCCTATTTTAAAAAGCGCCTTGATAGGCTGTTTTCTTATGATCTTTTTAAAATGCATAGATCTTGGTAAGATATATTCCCAGGTAAACTGGCAGATCATATTCCTTCTGGCAGGAATGATTCCATTGGGGGTTGCCATGGCTAATACCGGGGCCGATCAATGGATCTCTGAAAACCTTTTAAAATTGTTCGATAATAAAAGTAATTTTATGGTGATAGGTTTACTGTTTCTGGTAACCATGTTTTTAAGCGGATTCATCTCCAATAATGCAACCGCCATTATCATTGCTCCAATAGCTATTACCATTGCCGCAAGTTTGAATCAGGATCCTAAACCTTTTATCCTGGCGGTACTCTTTGCTTCTAATTTTAGTTTTTTCACTCCTGTAGGTTATCAAACCAATACTATTATCTACGGAATGGGAATTTACAGGTTCAGACACTTTTTCCTGATTGGCGGAATTCTTTCAATCGTTCTCTGGATAACCGCCAGTTTTCTGCTTTCGGGCCAGTTATAA